The following are encoded together in the Sphingorhabdus pulchriflava genome:
- a CDS encoding COQ9 family protein: MGSMASSPLPADPTLDEIREAVAPRLAAHAAFDGWNVTAVEAAAFEVGVDADLAKLALKGGPMELIEAWIGSVDAEMAFRLPPEKLAAMKIRERITALVATRLEIAAPDREGQRRALAIMAMPQNVAAAARIGWRSADRMWRLAGDTATDFNHYTKRMTLSAVYASTLAVFANDDSDDFAETRAFLDRRIENVMQFEKAKAQAKKRREYMPSLSRFIGRLRYPPR; this comes from the coding sequence ATGGGATCCATGGCTTCTTCACCGCTTCCCGCCGATCCGACGCTCGATGAAATCCGCGAGGCTGTGGCTCCGCGACTTGCAGCACACGCAGCCTTTGATGGCTGGAATGTTACAGCTGTCGAGGCCGCTGCTTTCGAAGTCGGTGTCGATGCCGATCTGGCGAAGCTCGCACTCAAGGGTGGTCCGATGGAGTTGATCGAGGCATGGATCGGGTCGGTCGATGCCGAAATGGCGTTCCGCCTGCCGCCCGAAAAACTTGCGGCGATGAAAATTCGTGAACGGATAACCGCTCTGGTCGCCACCCGACTCGAAATCGCTGCGCCCGATCGTGAAGGCCAACGCCGGGCACTGGCAATCATGGCGATGCCGCAAAATGTCGCTGCCGCTGCGCGCATCGGCTGGCGTAGTGCCGACCGGATGTGGCGATTGGCCGGCGATACAGCGACCGATTTCAACCATTATACCAAAAGGATGACATTATCGGCGGTCTACGCCTCGACGCTGGCGGTGTTCGCCAACGACGATAGCGATGACTTTGCCGAGACACGGGCTTTCCTCGACCGGCGCATTGAAAATGTGATGCAATTCGAAAAAGCCAAGGCGCAGGCCAAAAAACGGCGTGAATATATGCCGAGCCTGTCGCGCTTCATCGGACGTTTGCGTTATCCGCCGCGTTAG
- a CDS encoding FeoA family protein, with amino-acid sequence MNLDTLPIRASARITSIDWTAIPETEGHRLRSLGFDAGVKVQALHKGILFWRDPIAVRIGRMTVALRRKVAIAINCEQDT; translated from the coding sequence GTGAATCTCGATACCCTGCCTATCCGCGCTTCGGCCCGCATCACTTCGATCGACTGGACAGCGATTCCGGAAACCGAAGGGCATCGTCTGCGCTCGCTTGGGTTTGACGCCGGGGTCAAGGTTCAAGCGTTGCACAAAGGCATATTGTTCTGGCGCGATCCCATCGCCGTGCGCATTGGCCGCATGACGGTCGCGCTGCGCCGCAAAGTTGCCATCGCCATCAACTGTGAGCAGGACACATGA